A window from Candidatus Paceibacterota bacterium encodes these proteins:
- a CDS encoding type II restriction endonuclease: MKKDFNNLITTFKSSIKTWDYFVNWNKVFSNSSELEIALNKLNYLLGKENLKEEFVKLYSSNPDIIKALPVLLAVRENKLEIFDKATKNSEFFDFSGKEKDADKYFEFLSKSGLAKLFQKDGIKNLVDYVMGVEVGLDSNGRKNRGGTLMEEIIGTFLTDFCNKNGYECLAQARPSAIKAKWGFDIKVDKSERSFDFAIYNTSNKKLKLFEANFYNGGGSKLKAVCGEFKSLNDELKSQDIDFIWITDGLGWNTTKRPLEETYNHNEYVFNLNMLESGALNELEW, encoded by the coding sequence ATGAAAAAAGATTTTAATAACTTAATAACAACATTCAAAAGCTCAATTAAAACTTGGGATTATTTCGTCAATTGGAACAAGGTATTTTCTAACAGTTCAGAATTAGAGATAGCTCTAAATAAGCTTAACTACCTGCTCGGTAAGGAAAATTTAAAAGAGGAATTTGTAAAACTATATAGCTCAAACCCAGACATAATAAAAGCTCTACCTGTTCTATTAGCGGTTAGAGAAAACAAACTAGAAATATTTGATAAGGCTACAAAGAACTCCGAATTCTTCGATTTTTCTGGTAAAGAAAAGGATGCTGACAAATATTTTGAATTCCTAAGCAAATCAGGTCTTGCAAAACTATTTCAAAAAGACGGTATAAAGAATCTCGTTGATTATGTTATGGGCGTAGAAGTCGGTCTCGACAGTAATGGTCGTAAGAATCGTGGCGGTACTCTGATGGAAGAAATAATAGGAACATTTCTCACTGATTTTTGTAATAAAAATGGATATGAATGTCTTGCACAGGCACGTCCTAGTGCGATAAAGGCTAAATGGGGTTTTGATATAAAAGTAGACAAGTCAGAAAGAAGCTTTGATTTTGCAATTTATAATACAAGCAATAAAAAGCTTAAATTATTTGAAGCAAACTTTTACAATGGCGGTGGCTCAAAATTAAAAGCTGTTTGTGGAGAATTTAAAAGTCTAAATGATGAACTGAAGTCTCAGGATATTGATTTCATCTGGATAACTGATGGATTAGGCTGGAACACAACCAAGAGACCACTTGAAGAAACATATAACCATAACGAGTATGTATTCAACCTAAACATGCTCGAATCCGGTGCGCTAAATGAACTAGAATGGTAA